In Halomonas alkalicola, the following proteins share a genomic window:
- a CDS encoding DNA translocase FtsK 4TM domain-containing protein: MSVNKKSSPRRVSAAQARETARRFGVKLQGSAREGVAIVLLAGCVFLLLALFSFEPGDPGWSRSGPETHIDNWMGAVGAWLSDVLYSLFGASALWWPAMLGYAAWRLLRARQGIVLEWDATALAVRGGGLVLVLLGTTTLGALHFYRPPAETVLPYSSGGILGEGLVGALVPLVGSGGTGLAALAALLCGLPLLTGLSWLSVMDELGLRALRVWSWLAERFAFSPEPAYERVEPDAAGSAGEDTAEPMAEAESAAPTEEGASRRSRWWQRLLPGGRSREPEIDLQAAGRREPGFGNDGDTEIPWEVPEKTPSAKQPGAAYSDRSPGGVPGAGAVAGAAAVAASAASAATEGASAGGVARAESPAPAARPGAARPDDEATAATAATSAGQAPEPRTTAAAPAGQASKPLTPAATPAGEASPPRRPETVPEPMLPDDDEPAAAWEGPSLRASRHEAPAAAEAFREEGATVSPEPSPRDEPADPLRAAEPEMPPARASSASSPHPLRESGRREPGLVDWQEIDWDETDDDEPRLAWDEPEQVDSADRADSAVESPRPPAPEAPAQRSAALQPPEPEEFEEAFDGDAQGGDAPPRLATAEQAREAADESGMRLWTVEHLQSQRPVLDELPEPEGELPSLRLLTPPEPQQQNYTGDQLAEMAELLEVRLREYGVKAEVVDTWPGPVITRFEIKPAAGVKVSKISNLAKDLARSLMVKSVRVVEVIPGRPTVGIEIPNPHRAMIRLREVIDSDRYQQADSALTLALGQDIGGGPVVANLGKMPHLLVAGTTGSGKSVGVNAMLISMLLKATPEQLRLIMVDPQMLELSVYDGIPHLLAPVVTDMKEAANALRWCVAEMERRYKLMATMGVRNIAGFNAKLDEAEQAGAQVADPLWEPQPWEMHQAPPVLEKLPYIVVVVDEFADMFMIVGKKVEELIARLAQKARAAGIHLILATQRPSVDVVTGLIKANIPTRMAFQVSSRIDSRTILDQGGAENLLGHGDMLYLPAGSGLPTRVHGAFVDDDEVHRVVEDWKRRGEPEYIEEILSGGVSAEALTGLEAEGVGDGDDAEQDALYDEAVQFVIDSRRASISAVQRRFKIGYNRAARLVEAMEMAGVVSTMGTNGSREVLSPRAGGD, encoded by the coding sequence TTGAGTGTCAACAAGAAGTCCTCGCCGCGTCGAGTGAGCGCGGCCCAGGCCAGGGAGACGGCCAGGCGTTTCGGCGTGAAGCTGCAGGGCTCGGCGCGGGAGGGGGTGGCCATCGTGCTGCTGGCCGGCTGTGTCTTCCTGCTGCTGGCCCTGTTCAGCTTCGAACCCGGTGATCCCGGCTGGTCGCGCAGCGGGCCCGAGACCCACATCGACAACTGGATGGGGGCGGTGGGGGCCTGGCTCTCCGACGTGCTCTACTCGCTGTTCGGCGCCAGCGCCCTGTGGTGGCCTGCCATGCTGGGCTACGCCGCCTGGCGGCTGCTGCGAGCCCGCCAGGGGATCGTCCTGGAGTGGGACGCGACGGCGCTGGCGGTGCGCGGTGGTGGCCTGGTGCTGGTGCTGCTAGGCACCACCACCCTGGGCGCGCTGCACTTCTATCGGCCCCCGGCAGAAACGGTGCTTCCCTACTCCTCGGGGGGCATCCTCGGCGAGGGGCTGGTGGGCGCCCTGGTGCCCCTGGTGGGCTCCGGCGGCACCGGCCTGGCGGCGCTGGCGGCGCTGCTCTGCGGCCTGCCGCTGCTGACCGGCCTCTCCTGGCTCTCGGTGATGGACGAGCTGGGGCTGCGCGCCCTGCGCGTGTGGAGCTGGCTGGCGGAGCGCTTCGCCTTTTCCCCTGAGCCGGCCTATGAGCGCGTCGAACCGGATGCGGCAGGGTCGGCCGGGGAGGACACCGCCGAGCCGATGGCCGAGGCGGAATCGGCGGCGCCCACCGAGGAGGGGGCGAGCCGCCGCTCCCGCTGGTGGCAGCGGCTGCTGCCCGGCGGCCGCTCCCGTGAGCCCGAGATCGATCTCCAGGCCGCCGGCCGTCGCGAGCCCGGTTTCGGCAACGACGGTGACACCGAGATCCCCTGGGAAGTCCCCGAGAAGACCCCCTCGGCCAAGCAGCCGGGAGCGGCCTACAGCGATCGCTCGCCGGGCGGCGTGCCGGGGGCCGGGGCGGTGGCCGGTGCGGCCGCCGTGGCCGCCAGCGCGGCCAGTGCCGCGACCGAAGGCGCCTCGGCAGGTGGGGTGGCCCGCGCCGAGAGCCCAGCGCCGGCGGCACGGCCTGGCGCCGCCAGGCCCGACGACGAGGCGACGGCAGCAACGGCGGCGACATCCGCCGGCCAGGCCCCCGAGCCCCGAACGACGGCGGCGGCACCCGCCGGCCAGGCTTCCAAGCCCCTAACGCCGGCGGCGACTCCCGCCGGCGAGGCCAGCCCGCCTCGAAGGCCGGAAACGGTGCCCGAGCCGATGCTTCCCGACGATGATGAGCCCGCCGCCGCCTGGGAGGGCCCCTCGCTGCGGGCGAGCCGCCATGAAGCGCCGGCGGCTGCCGAGGCGTTCCGGGAGGAGGGCGCCACGGTCTCTCCCGAGCCTTCCCCCCGCGACGAACCCGCCGACCCGCTGCGCGCCGCCGAGCCGGAGATGCCGCCCGCTCGCGCCTCCTCTGCGTCCTCGCCGCACCCCCTGCGCGAGAGCGGCCGTCGCGAGCCTGGCCTGGTGGACTGGCAGGAGATCGACTGGGACGAGACGGATGACGATGAGCCGAGGCTCGCCTGGGACGAGCCCGAGCAGGTCGATAGTGCGGACCGTGCGGACAGCGCCGTCGAGTCGCCCCGGCCACCCGCGCCGGAGGCCCCGGCCCAGCGCAGCGCAGCGCTGCAGCCGCCGGAGCCGGAGGAGTTCGAGGAGGCCTTCGATGGCGACGCACAGGGCGGCGATGCTCCGCCGCGCCTGGCCACCGCCGAGCAGGCCCGGGAAGCCGCCGACGAGTCCGGCATGCGGCTGTGGACCGTGGAGCACCTGCAGAGCCAGCGTCCGGTGCTGGACGAGCTGCCGGAGCCCGAGGGCGAGCTGCCCAGCCTGCGCCTGCTGACGCCACCGGAACCCCAGCAGCAGAACTACACCGGTGACCAGCTGGCTGAGATGGCCGAGCTCCTCGAGGTGCGGCTGCGCGAGTATGGCGTCAAGGCCGAGGTGGTCGACACCTGGCCGGGGCCGGTGATCACGCGCTTCGAGATCAAGCCTGCCGCCGGGGTGAAGGTCTCCAAGATCAGCAACCTGGCCAAGGACCTGGCGCGCTCGCTGATGGTCAAGAGCGTGCGGGTGGTGGAGGTGATCCCGGGCCGCCCCACGGTGGGCATCGAGATTCCCAACCCCCATCGGGCGATGATCCGCCTGCGCGAGGTGATCGACTCCGACCGCTACCAGCAGGCCGATTCCGCCCTGACCCTGGCGCTGGGCCAGGACATCGGCGGCGGCCCGGTGGTGGCCAATCTGGGCAAGATGCCCCACCTGCTGGTGGCCGGCACTACTGGCTCGGGCAAGTCGGTGGGCGTCAACGCCATGCTGATCTCCATGCTGCTCAAGGCCACGCCCGAGCAGCTGCGGCTGATCATGGTCGACCCCCAGATGCTCGAGCTCTCCGTCTACGACGGCATCCCGCACCTGCTGGCGCCGGTGGTGACCGACATGAAGGAGGCGGCCAACGCCCTGCGCTGGTGCGTGGCCGAGATGGAGCGTCGCTACAAGCTGATGGCGACCATGGGGGTGCGCAACATCGCCGGCTTCAACGCCAAGCTCGACGAGGCGGAGCAGGCCGGCGCCCAGGTGGCCGATCCGCTGTGGGAGCCGCAGCCCTGGGAGATGCACCAGGCGCCGCCGGTGCTGGAGAAGCTGCCCTATATCGTGGTGGTGGTCGACGAGTTCGCCGACATGTTCATGATCGTCGGCAAGAAGGTCGAGGAGCTGATCGCCCGCCTGGCCCAGAAGGCGCGGGCCGCCGGCATCCACCTGATACTGGCCACCCAGCGCCCCTCGGTGGACGTGGTCACCGGCCTGATCAAGGCCAACATCCCCACGCGGATGGCCTTCCAGGTCTCCTCGCGGATCGACTCGCGCACCATCCTCGACCAGGGCGGCGCCGAGAACCTGCTGGGCCACGGCGACATGCTCTACCTGCCGGCGGGCTCCGGCCTGCCGACCCGGGTCCATGGCGCCTTCGTCGACGACGACGAGGTGCACCGGGTGGTGGAGGACTGGAAGCGCCGCGGCGAGCCCGAGTATATCGAGGAGATCCTCTCCGGCGGGGTCTCCGCCGAGGCGCTCACCGGCCTCGAGGCCGAGGGCGTCGGTGACGGCGACGATGCCGAGCAGGATGCCCTCTACGACGAGGCGGTGCAGTTCGTCATCGACTCGCGACGGGCGTCGATCTCGGCCGTGCAGCGCCGCTTCAAGATCGGCTACAACCGCGCGGCGCGCCTGGTGGAGGCCATGGAGATGGCCGGTGTCGTCTCCACCATGGGGACCAACGGCTCCCGCGAGGTGCTGTCCCCGCGGGCGGGGGGCGACTAG